TGGTTTCACCTTCCATGTAGTGATATGTATTGCTATTGTACCATGGAGAATGCATCAGAACAATCAGCCACGGCGTTTCGGATCTATTCACTTTCGGTAGCTCATCCTCAAGCCATTGGTACTGAGGAGTGTATTTTCCTACACACAccaaaaacatataaaaaatcaatcaagaattggcttgcattttttatataaaacacatattttcatttttttcactttgttAATATAAAGTGAAGAATTTTCATAGacatgataatattatattcaaCATTTTCCTTAGGCTGGGAATTTACCGTAGGCTGAGTATGAAGACAAAACAATGATATATGCAGAAGCCCTCTTGACGGAATACCAAAACGGAGCAGTGCTGTTCGATGCTTTGTAAGGGACGCGATAACGGTTGGTGTAAGGCTTAAACGGCTTTGTTTCACCCTGCAATAATACATcataaacattttcattttacaacACAAGATTGGTAGAAATATAACAATAGCGGGTGGGGGGCTCGAGCACCCTCAACTACAAACTCTTCCTTAGTTAATATTCAGATACTTACAATTTCTGGAACAAAATCGATTTCGTGATTTCCAGCAGTCCAAATCCATGGCTGATACGCGACGCTTCTTTCTACAAACCTCGCCCACGTGTCCCATCTCACGTTGTCGTGAAACGGGTAGTTGTCGGCATAAGATAGATCGCCCACATACAACACGGTTTGTCCcttgtttggatttttttcataatgtgCGAGTGTTATGTTGGAATCGTATGTCTGTCCAAGATCACCTGTCCAAAATATAACCTTAGTTATctccaataaaaaattaaatactttgtTGCATTTTAACTATTCCAATCAGTTTATGTAAATTGATCAAGCATGAGAGATGTAGAAATAAAAGACACTCCTAGTTTTCtaaatggaaaatgagacTTCGCTTATTAGATAGAGAAAGTAGTATAGCATGTAAAAAGATTGAGATGTACCTATGACGCCAAATGTATAGGGTACGTCAGGGCCCACTTTCGGCGGCGTGGTGAACCAGAACGTCCTCGCCGACGACCCGACTCCAACCTGGTAGTAGTACTTGGTGTCGTGCTAGCGAACAATATGTGTTAGTGTGATTTGCATACtattgtagtagtaatttatttaaaaaattgtgacACTGAAGTTGAGTGTTGTACCTGCAATTTCCTAATTGTGCAATGATGGATGTAGCCAGATGTGTAATTGTAGAATTTGTACTTGTTAAATTTTCCCTCTGCCTTATGCTTGTGACTGGTGTTCTCCGCCCAATATTGAACTACGCTTGAACCGGGCTCCTCTACGGTTACCCACGATACAATCACTGCTTCACCCACGTGATCCCCTTGCGTTATGTGCACCTGAAACcaaaaacattaataaaaaaatgaaaaataaaaacagagtACTAGTACATTACAGAAATTTATTACTCTGGTTATCAAAGATtagactaaaaaaaaaacagtactTTCAGAATTTTATGCAGCAACTAATGCGATTGccaaaatcaaccaaaaaaatgagTATTTGCTTACCGCAGcaaaaaattaagtactagtagtactacttaggtgaaaaatgaagaaaaggaGTGAATAGATTGTGCAAGCCAAGATTTTTCCCAAAAATGGtgcaatattaaaaaaaaagacctGTTGCGGCGCATTATAGCCGGGAGGCGCCTTGAACACGTCACTATCAAGCGGCATATCCACACTTTTCTGAGGGCTCCTCACGAAGCTGCTCGTCATCCCTGCACTGCACAGAATCGCAGCATGTAGAACCGTAGCAGCAAACACCaacaccgccaccgccaccgccataTGATGccccattctctctctccgtCTCTCACTCTTTCTATCTCTTTGAGTTTGAATAATATAGTAATGCTATATCAGCGGCCAAATATTATACTAGAAAATTCAACGGGTTTTGTGGGGTATATCCAAAGTTTGATTCTATGAAATTAAGTTTAGAGTCAACATATACACAGATTGATATCAACGGCTGAGGATTGAGATCTCTTGTGAGGGCCAATAACTATCCTATGCAGAGAACGCaatttgtgagttaaagaatgGTGTGGATTTATGTAGcaataaatttatcaagacGTTGACCTTTTGGGCCATATATGGGAATATGCCTGTCTTTTGTTTTAGATTTCATTATAGATGATTGAATACTAATCTGAAATTTAGGATGACTACCAACAGAatcccctatatatattgaGGATTATTCCCGTTGGGGTATGTTAATTAATgagttatttaaatttctttctttGGTTAGGGAAATAAATCTGTTGTCATTATAAATCTTTATTATATTCACTTGCAGTGTATGTACGTGTGTATTAACccgaaagagaaaaatattaccGTAGTAATGAATTTCGAATTAATTTGAcatctttaattaaaataatatccaCCCTCTAAATGAGaataaatgtgaaaaataaatgtaatatatAGATtggtactctctccgtccgcgaataggagttcattttacattttagtccgtccgcgaataggagtctcagttCACTTTTATGGTAATAGGATCACACCTTCCACCAACTCAtacccactttttttaatatttcttaaaactcgtgtcgctaagaaatgagacttctaatggcggacgaagggagtacgtATTAATACAATAGATAAAGGAAATTGTTTGGTAGGTAGTAGAGTACAAGttattattaatacaaaaGATATtggtattatttaatttaatttaactacATTTAGAATCGAGATGGGAATCgttcaaattttattgattttgtgaaattgataattaattataaaattccatctaaaaataatagaacGGCTTGCCAAATGTTGAAAGGTTGAAGAATTTCAATGCTTTTAAATCATCAGTATTCTGTCATGGAGTAATTATTTCTAAATGCACCAAGTTGCATCTTCCAATAGAAtaacaatagtataaaaaaaaagtatcaGATTATGGTctctaaatttatgtttatcgaactaaaaagaagaaagggTGTTATATTGGGGATGAAGGAAATCTTATAATCATCCACAAtcaataatcttatttttgaaTCGTGAAAAAGAATTGCAAATAGTTCTTCAAAGCATATGTCAGTTGCGCATGTTTTAGAATTATCataagatgaagaaattgTACTAGAAATGTTATGTATCATGATCAcgatttaaaaatatttgatgaaaaaatgtataattaatatgGTTGGTAAGGCTTCATCCTCAAATTAATaagtgtataatatttataaatctaaaaaatgatttaattcacgaaacttcaattaaattcctcccaatatttacaaaatttaatttgacgTTTAGTTTTTGTACAAAATTGACATTGAAAATGTGAGGtatgagaagatatgtaaaataaaataaaatatacggCTTCATATCAAGATATGTTGagataagattttttttctttgttgtgtgagataaaaaaatttatatcaatttgTATAGTTACATAAACATATATagttaaagttataattttggcAAAATTGAGGCGGActctaattttatactattaggttttgagttaagcttaaatataatactcccttcgttttatagtagtagagtcatttcatttctgcactctttttggaaaattattataaatagactGGTTATGTTTGATACGGTCGATAATTCATCTAGGGATGGAAATCCATGaacaaaaatgacatttttgtttataaattttcatctctagatgagttatcaccgCTACCAAACATGCCACTCTGGACGTTGAAATTTAAGTCACGACTCATGAGTGTGTATATTACTCTGACATTGTAAACGATGGAATGCAAGCATGgcaaaaactaattaatgtttaaaaaattggatcgatattataatattggtatatttatctcattttaaaGAAAGTCATTTTTCtgtaatattcttttttttatatatataattattgtcattattttaaatttttattactattatttttttaaaagtaagtGTAAAAAGGCACCTCATttataaatggagtatataacattttaaatttttaataggCGCATATTTATGTGTGCGGGTCCATTTTGCCtacattagagcatccgcaatggtcggctagcgaccggctagccgattcgtcgcgctggccgatcggctagccgaaccattgcaatcggccagcgcaaaatcggcgagcggatcggcgtgggctcgccgatcgctcgtcgctggccgaaacgctagccgatcggctagccgccattgtggaggcccgatcggccagcgatcggccagcgccgattttcgatttttttttttttttttttttttttttttttaaatcatatataaacgcgattttcgtttcattttcatttgcaccacttgttttaacgagttttctctctctctcaactttctgttcaagagcatcatcgagcgatggatcacgCGGGNNNNNNNNNNNNNNNNNNNNNNNNNNNNNNNNNNNNNNNNNNNNNNNNNNNNNNNNNNNNNNNNNNNNNNNNNNNNNNNNNNNNNNNNNNNNNNNNNNNNttcttactagatctggccaagtcccctactggaaaactcatgaggagattcatcgaatttccctacttgaccttcttagtaaaaagccttaggcttgtttatcatatttcaataataaaccatttatattatattttttattctcataaataggtaaacaagtggacatggcgtttctcgtatacatgcacaagctgactgtacaaaggcatgtacgctcgaagcatcttttagtatacaaatcccaacaaaaataacatcataccaccaatatagtccgttagatctcatctatggacgcctaggattaagtttcgtgaaaaaacacgggttttgcagtctactgtattagatattgcagtctactgtattagatattgtagtcgtggtaaactgcaatattgttgtggtaagactgcaatattcaatgaacagcactgcaatctggtaacgtaaaattagaaatttcctattttacccctccgtgtttttacacgtggcagcatgacaagcacacgattttcagatccaatggcctaaaatggtggtatggtgttacaataaagagggttgttatcttagtacatccctatatatatatatatatatatatatatatatatatatatggtcttgttaggatgagatttttgggcataattgagaaatgagatgcaatctcagccactaattcacaatattaatttaatgtcaacaattcacatatcaataccgagaatatcaaatgtcaacaactcgtattaaaatgtgaacaagcatcaaataacacttataattcacttatcaatagcgagattatcgaatgtcaacaactcgtattaaaatgtcaacaactaaaaaataacacttataattcacatatcaatagcgagattatctaatgtcaacaactcacgttttacatataattcatgtcaacaacaatgttttacatataattatgtcaactacatttttcataaaatttatgtcaacaacaaacgttattatgtcaacgagctatataattcatgtcaagaataaaaaatttcatgtcaacgacctaTATAATTAttgtcaacaacaacgttttacatataattaatgtcaacaacaacattttacgtataaattatgtcaataacaacattttacatataattgacattgtatatatatagttgacattgtTTTCGTACTCCTCAACaaacattttcatgtcaacaacttatataatttatgttaataataatattttaggcaatatcacaaacaccttATCCACAACTTACAAATTCTAGCAAtacaattgaattaaaaactgcatccatatatttcacaaattaatcGTAATTGTTCTTATATAAGATGGAACACCGTTTAATATTTCTCCGGCGGCGAGATTCGATCCACATCGAAACCGCCACCAACCGCCTGACTCAATTCGACCACATCGCCTCTCCGCAGCTCGCAAAGGAGCTCCGCCGTGGAGCCGGCGATAGGCTTCACCAGAAATTCGAATACGCCGCTGGAGGCGGCAATCGACGGAGGAGAGGAGATGGCGAGGagatgtgtgtgtgaatgtgatccttttatttttgaagtgATCTGAAGGAGATGGAACGATCTAACCTTTTACGTGCAATTCTTCAGATTCTCTCTCCTTTTCCCCCTTTTCAACTTTTGCAGCATCACTTTATGCTAGTTTACCAATTCCATCAATTACACCTTCAatcacctctctctctctagaaattGATTTAGCCATGGATTCCGGCAATAGCGGGAGTATGCAATCCTCCAGCGGCGGCGACGATCAGGAATTCGATTCCAGCTCCTCTTTTCCTCACAATTTCACCTCAATCTCGGCGCCAtagtttctctctcatcaaaCCCCCAATTTCTTCGACAGTAATCTCCCGCAGAGTCTCAATCACGCCAGCAACGGCGATCTGATCTGGTCGAGGGGGGTGAGATCCGATAATCAAGCCTTCTCCAGCCTCGGGAGCTCGCCGACGCCAAATCCGACTCCGGCGACGCCGCAGCAACAGTAGAGGAATCCTAAGAAGCGGACGCGAGCGTAGCGGCGGGCGCCGACAACCGTACTCACCACCGACAGGGGATTGGGCCGGTGAGGTTGTTGTAGCTGAGATCGAGGCTGGTGAGGGAGCGGGCTAAGGTCGGGGAGGGGGCTGGAGATGGAGTTGCGGCTGAGGTCGAGCCTTTGGAGGGATTTGGCTGCGGCGATTGGTGGCGGGAGAAGGAACTGGAGAGGTTTTGGAGATTGGGGAGGGAAGGCGATGGAAGGGAGGTGAGATTGGcaaattattatgaaattacTATTCTACcctttcaaaataaattaattttaaaatatgttttgtgtggcaaaatctggaccactcatttaataaaaatgagtggctgatattgcatctcatttctcaattacctTAAAAAATCTGATCATGAACCTATATAGGTTatagctacttctctattatgttggtattttgaccattttgtgaagaatgtgtagaaaaatgtacaaaatatgtagATGTGCAGCTGCTCAATGTTCGAGACAGCTTatctggagattttgaagtccgatTCGCATGTaatgcataccattctcttcgtcttcgaaagcgcttcgcgtggatatcttaaacgtctcaatcggagttcggtagaagaagttatggccgttttaccaagactgcgcagagcagtgacatagctggcgacccgccaggttcGCATGCAAAtgaacctggcgacccgccagcaaAACACGAAAAAAACGCCGTAAgcagctggcgactcgccCGCTTCGACGCACAcccaacctggcgacccgccagcttCGTCAGACAGCTTATTTCGGGCCCAAAGTCAaccctaggtatatatatgcctaggaaACGCCTCCAAACAGAACTTACACGCCTTCAACCCCAAAAACACTactttttcacctaggaagaagagaagaacgaacagaggacgagtattcatcgcaagattgaTGACGAGACCTCCAATCCGTCCAATCCAATTCTAgtagtttctacttttagttttattcttgttcaaacaatgtttttgattatttctttgaatatttctttgacttttgtgttgaacatgagtagctaaatccttcgtagagttctacgggggagatacaatgattcttatgtttaattgatttcctttttctatgtcttggctcatgtggttattttgatttcttctgtgcttatacatttatttgactgatcaccttataaatgcatgtggattttactacaagaactgaAAAGTGAGTAGTTTgatttgaaagagaagaaattgacgtctttgtataatcgagagatttgagtctttgaatgaagctaagtatcttaggagctattaggagttgttgccttagttctagg
The nucleotide sequence above comes from Salvia hispanica cultivar TCC Black 2014 chromosome 5, UniMelb_Shisp_WGS_1.0, whole genome shotgun sequence. Encoded proteins:
- the LOC125190880 gene encoding purple acid phosphatase 2; this encodes MGHHMAVAVAVLVFAATVLHAAILCSAGMTSSFVRSPQKSVDMPLDSDVFKAPPGYNAPQQVHITQGDHVGEAVIVSWVTVEEPGSSVVQYWAENTSHKHKAEGKFNKYKFYNYTSGYIHHCTIRKLQHDTKYYYQVGVGSSARTFWFTTPPKVGPDVPYTFGVIGDLGQTYDSNITLAHYEKNPNKGQTVLYVGDLSYADNYPFHDNVRWDTWARFVERSVAYQPWIWTAGNHEIDFVPEIGETKPFKPYTNRYRVPYKASNSTAPFWYSVKRASAYIIVLSSYSAYGKYTPQYQWLEDELPKVNRSETPWLIVLMHSPWYNSNTYHYMEGETMRVMYEPWFVKYKVDVVFAGHVHAYERSERVSNIAYNIINGLCSPVSDQSAPVYITIGDGGNIEGLANNLTEPQPKYSAYREASFGHATFSIKNRTHSYYSWHRNQDGYAVEADSLWFFNRFWHQIDDSTTTAA